A part of Arenicella chitinivorans genomic DNA contains:
- a CDS encoding DUF2947 family protein → MGKEIPGVFHDDPKMSSDDLALIEILSDVVSAKRWDKYVSEVNRHFMQMYDDEWPAKIVSGEKCWYHWVEDWNEDDFSEFTHRLESIGIPTDSALYIFWMKEVGVKTNWGVFIKNWSNFLYEDEGCILVLPMQKESLVLSNGAAWLGARGVPKT, encoded by the coding sequence ATGGGTAAGGAGATTCCGGGCGTATTTCATGATGATCCAAAGATGTCTTCCGATGATCTTGCTCTAATTGAAATTCTTAGTGACGTCGTTAGCGCTAAGCGGTGGGATAAATATGTTAGTGAAGTAAATCGTCACTTTATGCAAATGTATGATGATGAGTGGCCAGCAAAAATTGTGTCTGGGGAAAAGTGTTGGTACCACTGGGTAGAAGACTGGAATGAAGATGATTTTTCAGAGTTTACGCATAGATTAGAAAGTATTGGGATTCCTACGGATAGCGCCCTATATATATTCTGGATGAAAGAAGTTGGAGTTAAGACTAATTGGGGCGTTTTTATTAAAAACTGGAGCAATTTCCTATACGAGGATGAGGGCTGTATTTTAGTTTTGCCAATGCAAAAGGAATCACTAGTATTAAGTAATGGGGCGGCTTGGTTGGGAGCACGTGGTGTACCAAAAACATAA
- a CDS encoding YciI family protein: MFIVLLKFSDNKSSAKEYMDGHNAWIKKNFDDGIFLLVGSIEPGQGGSVIAHNISLQELEQIVNADPFVSENVVTAEIIEVSPKKTDERLNFLAN; this comes from the coding sequence ATGTTTATCGTTTTACTAAAATTTTCAGATAATAAATCTAGCGCTAAAGAATATATGGACGGACATAATGCGTGGATAAAGAAGAACTTCGATGATGGTATATTCTTGCTTGTCGGCAGCATTGAACCTGGACAGGGTGGTTCGGTAATAGCACACAATATTTCACTCCAAGAACTAGAGCAAATAGTAAACGCAGACCCTTTTGTATCTGAAAATGTTGTAACGGCTGAAATAATAGAAGTTTCGCCTAAAAAAACAGATGAAAGGCTTAACTTTCTTGCAAATTAG
- a CDS encoding dihydrofolate reductase family protein: MKIIITEFISLDGVVQAPGGVDEDTDGGFEHGGWSMKYFDPEVMGSTYTELAAQSDILLQGRRTYEVSAAAWPSRSGDPFTDWINSVQKYVVSDTLTEKGAIWNPTTIVRGADLLQTVSELRAKPGGYIYVYGSAALVRSLLDADLVDELLLTIEPIILGGGKTIFPENGKAISFELKSTVKASTGAQVCRYVRAR, encoded by the coding sequence ATGAAAATAATAATCACTGAATTCATTAGTCTAGACGGCGTTGTTCAAGCCCCAGGTGGGGTAGACGAAGACACAGACGGAGGCTTCGAGCACGGCGGTTGGTCAATGAAGTATTTCGACCCAGAGGTTATGGGCAGTACGTATACTGAACTCGCTGCGCAGAGTGATATTCTTTTGCAAGGTCGCCGTACATATGAGGTGTCGGCCGCTGCTTGGCCTAGTCGCTCCGGGGATCCATTCACGGATTGGATCAATAGTGTCCAGAAATACGTCGTATCTGATACGCTTACCGAAAAGGGCGCGATTTGGAATCCCACCACGATAGTTCGTGGTGCTGATCTCTTGCAAACGGTATCCGAATTACGCGCGAAGCCTGGAGGCTATATCTATGTGTATGGCAGTGCGGCATTAGTAAGGTCGTTACTTGATGCCGATCTTGTAGATGAGCTACTTTTGACAATTGAACCAATCATTCTTGGCGGAGGTAAAACGATTTTCCCTGAGAATGGTAAGGCGATCTCCTTCGAATTGAAATCAACAGTTAAAGCCAGCACCGGTGCACAAGTCTGCCGATATGTTCGCGCACGATAG
- a CDS encoding winged helix-turn-helix transcriptional regulator: protein MTSRKETTQSAEGTLCPMPQIAKLIGGKWKLIVLQILIFHGTHRFNELRRKIEGITQAMLTNQLRALEEDGLVSRKVYAEVPPRVEYTATQKAMDLNEMFEAMHRWWVTYEG from the coding sequence ATGACATCGAGAAAAGAAACAACGCAATCCGCCGAAGGGACGCTATGCCCAATGCCTCAGATAGCAAAACTCATTGGGGGAAAATGGAAATTAATAGTGCTGCAGATTTTGATTTTTCATGGAACTCACAGATTCAATGAGTTACGCCGGAAGATCGAAGGCATCACTCAGGCTATGCTTACAAACCAGTTAAGAGCACTGGAAGAGGATGGATTAGTATCGAGAAAAGTATACGCGGAAGTTCCTCCACGTGTTGAGTACACTGCTACGCAAAAAGCAATGGATTTAAACGAAATGTTTGAAGCAATGCATCGTTGGTGGGTTACGTATGAAGGCTAA
- a CDS encoding S41 family peptidase: protein MKISSIPALLLLVVSSSYSNDDVFDSKLAWNEMVSTLRSDYAYLDKVEHDFKNLTDLFYVKALATKSPKEFVDVSQSFLRNFQDPHLNISPLDPDDYIVYPTGSDIYAEIKGEEIYIVDVKANSSAYEQGIRSGMIVKSIDGLAFQRTIEAVTGLSADNLSKEQQAYAINIALGGKRYQSRTLTVSTDNEVKTYNLDPSYDRINKFKHGPKVTHREINGIGYIRFNNALGDNDSVTEFRSAIKILEQTKGLIIDLRNTPSGGNTGVAEPILGHFTKTERPYQLYKTQQSGQHYSDASFEKATVFPQAPFIDKPFVVLAGRWTGSMGEGMTIGLDALGAKAILGAPMADLLGGIKQIQLTESNATLSLGFERLYHIDGRFREDFEPTIFIKSADTDEKGGDITLLKALEVLIDN from the coding sequence ATGAAGATTTCTTCAATACCTGCTTTATTATTGCTGGTTGTTTCATCCAGTTATTCAAATGATGATGTTTTTGATTCTAAGCTGGCCTGGAATGAAATGGTATCAACTCTTCGATCTGATTATGCCTACTTAGATAAAGTTGAGCATGATTTTAAAAATTTGACTGATCTTTTTTATGTTAAAGCGCTAGCCACAAAGTCACCTAAAGAGTTTGTCGATGTAAGCCAGTCGTTTTTACGAAACTTTCAAGATCCTCACTTGAATATTAGTCCGCTAGATCCTGATGATTATATTGTTTATCCAACAGGCTCAGATATCTATGCTGAGATTAAAGGCGAAGAAATATACATTGTTGATGTTAAAGCTAACTCTTCAGCATATGAACAAGGTATTCGTTCAGGGATGATTGTTAAAAGCATTGATGGTTTAGCCTTTCAAAGGACTATTGAAGCAGTAACAGGATTGTCAGCAGATAATTTGTCAAAAGAGCAACAAGCTTATGCTATTAACATTGCTCTTGGCGGTAAACGATACCAAAGTCGTACTTTGACTGTTTCAACGGATAATGAGGTGAAAACTTATAATTTAGATCCAAGTTACGATAGGATTAATAAATTTAAGCATGGGCCAAAAGTTACGCATAGGGAGATCAACGGCATTGGTTATATTCGTTTTAATAACGCACTTGGTGACAATGATAGTGTAACGGAATTTAGAAGTGCTATAAAAATACTGGAACAAACCAAAGGACTAATTATTGATTTGCGAAATACGCCTAGTGGAGGGAATACGGGCGTAGCAGAGCCTATCCTTGGCCACTTTACTAAAACAGAAAGGCCATACCAACTCTATAAAACTCAACAGTCAGGTCAGCATTATTCTGATGCTTCATTTGAAAAAGCGACAGTATTTCCTCAGGCGCCATTTATAGATAAACCTTTTGTTGTATTAGCCGGTCGCTGGACAGGCAGTATGGGCGAAGGCATGACAATTGGACTTGATGCACTTGGGGCTAAAGCTATTTTAGGTGCGCCTATGGCTGATTTATTAGGTGGTATAAAACAAATTCAACTTACAGAAAGTAATGCTACTTTATCGCTAGGCTTTGAGCGTTTGTATCATATAGATGGTCGCTTTAGAGAAGACTTTGAGCCAACTATTTTTATCAAAAGTGCCGATACTGACGAAAAAGGTGGTGATATAACGTTGTTGAAGGCTTTGGAAGTTTTGATTGATAATTGA
- a CDS encoding SRPBCC family protein: MKNYDHTITVKVTPKRVFDALTKEMSNWWTDMTSTVDKIGDKTTAKFEDGTTWSFEVVKLEANRLVELFCYQADHIHPVTTPEMRKEWENTTLRFNIIGKGENTDVHFTHVGLTPEVNCYSICNSGWNHFFGAAFKAYLEKQIA, translated from the coding sequence GTGAAAAATTACGACCATACAATAACAGTCAAAGTCACCCCGAAGCGTGTTTTTGATGCGCTTACAAAAGAGATGTCTAATTGGTGGACTGATATGACATCTACAGTAGATAAAATTGGGGATAAAACAACAGCAAAATTTGAAGATGGCACTACATGGTCTTTTGAAGTTGTTAAGCTAGAAGCAAATAGACTCGTCGAACTGTTCTGCTATCAAGCAGACCATATTCACCCAGTTACAACTCCGGAAATGAGGAAAGAGTGGGAAAACACGACATTACGGTTCAACATTATTGGTAAGGGTGAAAATACGGATGTTCATTTCACTCATGTTGGGTTAACTCCAGAAGTAAATTGCTATAGCATTTGTAATTCTGGGTGGAATCACTTTTTTGGGGCAGCATTTAAGGCTTATTTGGAAAAGCAGATAGCTTGA